In a genomic window of Sus scrofa isolate TJ Tabasco breed Duroc chromosome 4, Sscrofa11.1, whole genome shotgun sequence:
- the SV2A gene encoding synaptic vesicle glycoprotein 2A: MEEGFRDRAAFIRGAKDIAKEVKKHAAKKVVKGLDRVQDEYSRRSYSRFEEEEDDDDFPAPADGYYRGEGAQDEEEGGASSDATEGHDEDDEIYEGEYQGIPRAESGGKGERMADGAPLAGVRGGLGDGEGPPGGRGEAQRRKEREELAQQYETILRECGHGRFQWTLYFVLGLALMADGVEVFVVGFVLPSAEKDMCLSDSNKGMLGLIVYLGMMVGAFLWGGLADRLGRRQCLLISLSVNSVFAFFSSFVQGYGTFLFCRLLSGVGIGGSIPIVFSYFSEFLAQEKRGEHLSWLCMFWMIGGVYAAAMAWAIIPHYGWSFQMGSAYQFHSWRVFVLVCAFPSVFAIGALTTQPESPRFFLENGKHDEAWMVLKQVHDTNMRAKGHPERVFSVTHIKTIHQEDELIEIQSDTGTWYQRWGVRALSLGGQVWGNFLSCFGPEYRRITLMMMGVWFTMSFSYYGLTVWFPDMIRHLQAVDYAARTKVFPGERVEHVTFNFTLENQIHRGGQYFNDKFIGLRLKSVSFEDSLFEECYFEDVTSSNTFFRNCTFINTVFYNTDLFEYKFVNSRLVNSTFLHNKEGCPLDVTGTGEGAYMVYFVSFLGTLAVLPGNIVSALLMDKIGRLRMLAGSSVMSCVSCFFLSFGNSESAMIALLCLFGGVSIASWNALDVLTVELYPSDKRTTAFGFLNALCKLAAVLGISIFTSFVGITKAAPILFASAALALGSSLALKLPETRGQVLQ, translated from the exons ATGGAAGAGGGCTTCAGAGACCGGGCAGCTTTCATCCGTGGGGCCAAGGACATTGCCAAGGAAGTTAAGAAGCATGCAGCCAAGAAGGTGGTGAAGGGCCTGGACAGAGTCCAGGATGAATATTCCCGGAGATCCTACTCCCgctttgaggaggaggaggatgatgaTGACTTCCCTGCCCCTGCTGATGGCTATTACCGAGGGGAAGGGGCCCAGGACGAGGAGGAAGGTGGCGCTTCTAGCGATGCCACTGAGGGCCATGATGAGGATGATGAGATCTATGAGGGGGAATATCAGGGCATCCCCCGAGCAGAGTCTGGGGGCAAAGGCGAGCGAATGGCAGATGGGGCACCCCTGGCTGGAGTGAGGGGAGGCTTGGGTGATGGAGAGGGCccccctggggggcggggagaggcacAGCGGCGGAAAGAACGGGAAGAACTAGCTCAGCAGTATGAAACTATCCTACGGGAGTGTGGCCATGGCCGCTTCCAGTGGACACTCTATTTCGTGCTTGGTCTGGCGCTGATGGCTGATGGTGTCGAGGTCTTTGTGGTGGGTTTCGTGCTGCCCAGTGCTGAGAAGGACATGTGCCTGTCTGACTCCAACAAAGGCATGCTGG GCCTCATTGTCTACCTGGGCATGATGGTGGGAGCCTTCCTCTGGGGAGGTCTGGCTGATCGTCTGGGTCGAAGACAGTGTCTGCTCATCTCACTCTCAGTCAACAGCGTCTTCGCCTTTTTCTCATCTTTCGTCCAGGGTTATGGCACTTTCCTCTTCTGCCGCCTCCTCTCTGGGGTTGG GATTGGAGGCTCCATCCCTATCGTCTTCTCCTATTTCTCGGAGTTTCTGGCGCAGGAGAAACGCGGGGAGCATTTGAGCTGGCTCTGCATGTTTTGGATGATTGGTGGCGTGTACGCAGCTGCTATGGCCTGGGCCATCATCCCCCACTATG GGTGGAGCTTTCAGATGGGGTCCGCTTACCAGTTCCACAGCTGGAGGGTCTTTGTCCTCGTCTGCgcctttccttctgtctttgccATTGGGGCTCTGACCACACAGCCTGAGAGCCCCCGTTTCTTCCTGGAG AATGGGAAGCATGATGAAGCCTGGATGGTGCTGAAGCAGGTTCATGATACCAACATGCGAGCCAAGGGGCATCCTGAGCGAGTCTTCTCG GTAACCCACATTAAGACAATTCATCAAGAAGATGAGTTGATTGAGATCCAATCAGACACAGGGACCTGGTATCAGCGATGGGGGGTCCGGGCCTTGAGCCTGGGAGGGCAG GTTTGGGGGAATTTTCTCTCCTGTTTTGGTCCAGAATATCGACGTATTACTCTGATGATGATGGGTGTGTGGTTCACCATGTCGTTCAG CTACTATGGCCTGACTGTCTGGTTTCCCGACATGATCCGCCATCTCCAAGCGGTAGACTACGCAGCCCGCACTAAAGTGTTCCCTGGGGAGCGTGTAGAGCATGTGACTTTTAACTTCACCCTGGAGAACCAGATCCACCGAGGGGGACAGTACTTCAATGACAA GTTCATCGGGCTGCGTCTGAAGTCAGTGTCCTTTGAGGACTCCCTGTTTGAGGAGTGTTATTTCGAGGACGTCACATCCAGCAACACTTTCTTCCGCAACTGCACCTTCATCAACACCGTGTTTTATAACACTG ACTTGTTTGAGTACAAGTTTGTGAACAGCCGTCTGGTGAACAGCACATTCCTGCACAACAAGGAGGGCTGCCCACTGGACGTGACCGGGACAGGTGAAGGCGCCTACATGGTCTATTTCGTCAGCTTCTTGGGGACGCTGGCTGTGCTTCCTGGGAACATCGTGTCTGCCCTGCTCATGGACAAGATTGGCAGGCTCCGAATGCTTG CTGGCTCCAGCGTGATGTCCTGCGTCTCCTGCTTCTTCCTGTCTTTTGGAAACAGCGAGTCAGCCATGATTGCTCTGCTCTGCCTTTTTGGGGGGGTCAGCATTGCATCCTGGAACGCGCTGGACGTGTTGACTGTTGAACTCTACCCCTCCGATAAGAG GACCACCGCCTTCGGCTTCCTGAATGCCctgtgtaagctggcagctgtgctGGGGATCAGCATCTTCACATCCTTTGTGGGAATCACCAAGGCAGCCCCCATCCTCTTTGCCTCAGCTGCCCTTGCCCTTGGTAGTTCTCTGGCCTTGAAGCTGCCTGAGACCCGGGGGCAGGTGCTGCAGTGA